The sequence below is a genomic window from Nitrospirota bacterium.
AGTGTCATTGCGAGAAGGGTTTTTCGACGAAGCAATCTTTTTTTCGCGTTATTGTCGATGTTGATCTCTTTCCCGGTTTACGCGACCGATACGGCCACCGTTGCCGGGACCAGTCGGGTCAATTTTACTCCGTGGCGGGCTCCGATTTTACCGGGCCGTAAAGAAACTGATCCGCATCCCGATACCTCTTTCCCTCAAACGGTCAGCGGAACTCAGGCGGACACGCAGTTTGGAAGAAACCTTCCCCAGGGTTTTAGCCAGGTGGGGCTTTTGGATGTGACCGTTTCTTCCGGAGTGGGGGATTTTCAGAATGTGATCAACCGGATCAATTCCACTCCTTCTGGAACCAGCCGGGTGAATCAACTGCAAACCGAAATTAATCAAAATCAATCCCAGGCCGGGTATATCTTTAACAATAAATTCAGTATTACGTCGATGACCGATTCCTCGGGAAACCTGATAGGACAGGCGAATGGAAATTTTATCCAGACCCGCCAGGACCTCGTGGCAGGCGCGGTTCAAACGACCACCTGTGTGGGAACGTTTACGACAGAGCCGGTTCTTGACCTTGTAACAGGAAAACAGATGTTTGATTCCGCGGGAAGAGCGCTGATGAATTATACCAACACCTCCGGCACAAATACGGGTCAGGGGCCGGGGTGTACCACAAAATAGCTTTTGAGAGAGAAGGTGTCATTGCGAGGAACGGTTTGAGTGACGAAGCAATCTATCACATCTTGATGTGTATTACGTATGAGATTGCTTCGCTTTGCTCGCAATGACAACAACAGTTTCTTTTGGTTGGCGATAGGCCGAAGAAAACAGCAAGAAGCGGCTTTGTCGCTCTTGGTGTAGAACAACAAAAATCTAAGCATGGAAAAGGGGGTGAAAACAATATGCGAAAATTATTAATGAACACAACTCAACTTAACAAGGAGAAACATATGAAACTAAAATCTATTTTTATGATGGCGATGGCCGCTATTATGGTCTTTGCCGGTGGCGCTTTCGCGGCCACAACGATCACCACTAACACGGCAACTCTCGATACGCCGGAATATGCTCATGGTTGCGGAACAAACTGTGCCTCCCCCCTTGCTGCGGCATTCGCGGCGGATACAATTGCGGGTGTGGGAACATCAGGAACAGGGTTTGGCACTGTAGCTATGCCTTCCCAGGTGGCTTTTGATACCGTTAATGGTGTCTATATCGCTGATCCGGCGACGGGTTTATTAGGGGTAGGGCCTACGTCAGGATATAATATGGTTTCAACCGCGGCTGGTAACGCGCTGTTTGGAATGTGCGGTAACAATCCGAGTGCTAACGGTCTTATCGTGGGTGCGGTGACCTGTCCGAAATGGGTTCCGACTCCGGCCGCCGTCCTCGTGGATGCGAGAGAGGCTACAGGTGGTATAGAAGGGGGTGCCTTTAATACCGAGCCTCTGGGAACTGCCGATTTTAACCAGGGAACGTTCGTAACCGGTCTGGTTTCAGGTTTTGCCCAGGCCGCGGGTAGAGTCGCGGATGTGACCTTAACGGTTGAAAACGCGATGACCAATCGTCTGAGCCTGAGAACGATTCATCATGCGCTCACTGCAATTCCTGGTTCCGATGGCGACTATATCGACCAGAGATTGTCACAAAACACCTCCACGGAAGCAACGCCAGGTGTCGGCGGTGTCGACAACGTTGGAGTGGGTAATGTGGTGTTAGGTCAGCAAGTTATTGCTGGCGCTGGTTCCGATTGGGCTGGTTTTGTGCCGGATGGTGCCACAGCAGTTGGTTATTTAGGAAATGCCGATCCCGCAAATAATCTTCCCGCGGATTGCGCACTCGCGGGTGGGGCCTTATATCTGGGCACCTGCTACACCGCGGATAGCGGTGTGGTGAGACAGTCAGTAGGGGACAGCGCTTCAGGTGCGTTTGGTTCCTATGGACAGGATTTCCGCAATGCCAACACTCCGGGTACCGGAGTTGCGGTGCCCACTCCTACGGGAGCGATCACCGTCTACAATGCTCCGCTCTTAATCGGCGCAGCCCCTGTGGGTACAGGAGCAGGACTTCCATAAATTCAGTGGTTTAGAATTAATGGAGTCTTGATTTTTTAAAGGGGGGAATCGGAAATAAGATCGCAAAATCCGATTCTCCCCTTTTTTTTGTCTGAAATTATGGTATTATGGTTTAAGTGAGCACTCGATCTTTTTCTCATTTTCTTCTGGTTTGTTTTTTTTTCTTTTTTACCCTTTTCTTTTTATTTCGTTTCCCTTCTTATTCTCAAAATCTCGAGCCTGGTTCAAAACAAAACGCGGAAGGGCATTTGCATAAAGCGACCCAATTTTTGTTTTCCGGAGATATCGACACGGCGGAAAAAGAATTTTTATTTACCCTCTCCCTTAATTCCAGATTGCACCGGGCCCATTTTGGTTTAGGGCTGGTCTATCTTCAAAAAAACAAGATTGAATCCGCGGAAAAATCGTTTCGGGCGGCCCTTGAAATTGAGCCTGATTACGCGCCTGCCTTTAGGGGGCTGGGGCAGGTTTTTGAACTGAAAAAAGATTTTTCCGGCGCCGTCTTGAATTATCAGAAAGCGATCTCTCTGGAAAGCAAAAACAAGGCGTTTGCGACCGATGTGGCTATTTCCCGGTTTCGTCTTTCCCAGATAGGCGAAACCCCTGAAATCGCTCTTTCCGTGGCGGACTTGCTCCGAAAAGGGGCGGCTTTTCTAAAAGATAAAAAAAAGGAAGAGGCTTTAAAAGAATATCAAAGGGCGCTGGAACAGGTTCCAGCGAATCTGGAAGCCCTTGAAAACGCGGCGGTTCTTTTGTTCGAAACGGGAAGGGCAGATCGATCTCTGGAACTTTTTAAAAAAATTGTTTCAATCGATCCTAACATTCTTCTGGCTCACCTCTTTATCGGAAACATTGACGAGGGGTTGGGGAGAATCGGAGAGGCATGGGAAGAGTTCCAATTGATTATGCAGATCGGAGGTAAAACACCCGGACTCGAAGAGGTGTCCAAAGCCAGGGAAAGGCTTGACCAGATGGGGCCTTCAAGAGAGGCGGCGGTCGAAGTCGATAAACGGATGAAAAACGGGATTCAACTTTATGAGAAAGAAGATCTGGAAGGATCTCAAAAAGAGTATGAAACCGTTCTTCAGATCGTCCCGAAAAATGTAAAAGCCAAATTCGGGCTCGGCTCGATATTATATAAAAAGGAGGAGTTCTCCAGGGCCAAAAAACTATTTATAGAGACGGTCGAAATCGATCCCGATCTCTTAAGAGCTTATTTTCTCCTCGGGAAAATTTACCTGCAGGAAAAAGAAATTAAATTGGCGTTTGAAGCGTTTACCAAAGTCAAAGAGTTAGAAAAAAAATCGATCAACGCGATCTCCTTTAAAAAAGAGATTGAAGAGGCTGAAAAAGAGCTTGCCGCGATGGGTAACGATCTGACCACCGGGTTAAAAATCGGCAAATTGATCTCCGAAGGAAACGACCTTAAAACAAAAGAGGAGTACGAGGGGGCAAGAAAAAAGTTTCGCGAGGCGTTAGCCCTGTCGCCCGATAATATGACGATTTTGGAAAACCTCGGATTGATCGACCTTCGTGAGACCTCCCTCGATCTTGAGGAAGCGCGCCAGGTTTTCGAGAAAATGACCGCCCTTCAGCCCGACCTTCCCGCGCCCCGGCTCGAGCTGGGGATCATAGAAACCAGCCGGGAAAATTATGAAAAGGCCATTTTTCAGTTTCAAGAGGCGATACGCCTCGGTCAATTGGATAAAAAAGGGTCTGAAATTGTGGAGAAAGCGAAAAAGCTTCTCGGTCAATTGGGTGAGACCAAAGAGAAAGCTGAACAGGTCGCGGTTTATTTAAAGAGCGGGAACAAGCATTTTCAAGAAGAAAAATGGGGAGAAGCTGAAAAAGATTACCGGAAGGCGCTTGAGATCATTCCCGGCCAGACCCGTGCCCTTTATTCCTTGTCGCTCATCCAATTGGCGCAAAAGCAGGGGCAGGAGGCCGAAAAGACCCTGAGAACGCTTTTGACCTACGATCCTGATCATCTGGAAGCCCATTTACAGCTCGGTTTAATGTTGGGGGCCCGGGGAGAATATCAAAAAGGGGCGAAAGAGCTCGAAACGGTTTTAACCCTGGGAAAAGAAGGAAAACCGGTTCAGACGGCCAAAAAAGAGCTGGACGCTTTAAAACAAAAAGCCGAAGGGGAAGAGCATTTCAACGCGGGGATCGGGACGATAAAGAATCTGGATGAATTGGAAAAAAATAAAAAAAACCTTTCCGCGGAGAACTTCGTGAATGAAAAAACGAGCCTGGTCGAAAAGATGGTCCGGGAGTTAGAGTCCGCGATTAAATTGAACCGGGATAACCCCTATTACTACTATAACCTCGGATTTGCCTATGTTCAGAAGTTCGATCTGGTTTCCGCGGAATATGTCTTTAAAAAAGCCATCGAAATAAAACCCGATCTCCTGATCGCCCATTTCCGCCTGGCGGTCCTCTATGATCTGGCGGGAGCGCCCGACTCCTCTCTCAAGGAGTATGAACGGGTGATCGAGCTGGGGAAACCGGAAGATGAAGAGGTGAAGGAAGCGAAGTTAAAAGAGGCCGAGTTGAAAACGAAAATCGCCGTCAATGAAGAAGCCAAAGGGTATGCAGTAATCGGTTCTTTTCTCTTTAGCGTCGGAAAATTCAAGGAGGCGGGGCCCCTTCTGACCAAAGCGACCGAACTCGCTCTGGGAAACGCCGACTTCTGGTATAACCTCGGAACCTATGACGAGGCGATTAAACGGGATGATCTGGCTGAAAAGGATTATGCGGAGGCGATCCGGACAGGCCCCAACTTGCCGAAGCCCTATTTTTATCTTGGAATCATCCAGGAGAAAAAAGGAAAAATTAAAGAGGCCTACGAGAATTTTAAAAACGCCAACCGCTACGAAGTGAATAAAACCTCTCCGGAAGCCTCTTTAACCCGGCAGAGGATTGATTTTTATGAAAAGAGACTGTCGGGATCTCTCTCTTTAACCCTCCTGAACCTCGACAGCAACGCCAACGGCTCTGATTCAGACCCGGTGGGAGATGGATCGACCGCCTACGGCCTCAGCTTGAAATATTTTCATTATAAGTCGCTGAAGCTTTTGCTTTCGACCAATTTCAGCTCGTTTAATTCCGTTTATTACTATTCCCAGATTCTCACGAATAGTGAACGGGTTTCTTTTGAAAGCAAATGGGTTGATCTGAAAGGGTTTGATCTCTCTCTGGCCCCGTCTCTGTCGGTTAATTTTGGAAGCGGCGGAATTTCAGGCTGGAACAGTCAACTTTCATTGGATTTACAGGAAAACAAAAGCTCGGGCCGCTGGTTTGATTTTGTCATAACCCACGTTGACTATACCTACTCGGTTTCCGCCGGCAATTCATTTTTAAATTCTATCCAGTCGGGAATCAGCTGGACTCTCCAGAAGGACCGGTTTTTTTCGGGAGCTTTAACAACCGTGATCGGGCTTGAAAACAGAGATGTGGCAGCCAGAGACGATAGCAACGTATCCTGGAATGGTTCCGTGACCTACCGCCAGCCCCTTTTTGTTTCTTTAATCAATTATTTGAGCGGATCATTGACCGTTGGATACGGGCAAACTTATTTTAAAAATCCCGACTCTTCAACCTTGCAGGATGGCCGGGGAGAGGTCTTTAGAAAAAATCAGTCCCTGGATCTTTCCGGCGCTCTTTCCTATTTTCTTTTTAAAAACATTTCGCTTTCCGGGTCCGCGGGCTATCATATGATTTCTTCCAGTTTGCCCGTCAAAATTGATCGGGACATCAATGATATCCGTAACGGTCTGACCTCGTCTAACGGGGGTTACCGAAAGGTTACGATTGGATTGAGCCTCTTTTACTCATTTTAACGACTGAGGCCCAAGAACAGAGTTAGAAAGCTGTCATTGCGAACAAAGTGAAGCAATCTCAAGACTTTACGATAAGATTGCCACGCACCCTTCGGTGCTCGCAATGACATGATTAATAAGTGGGTGCGAAGTCTATCGCTGGTCTTGTTTAGTTATACCGGTTACTTTCGTGAAGAAACAGCCCTTCGGATATATACGCCGGTCGTCTTTACCAAAATCATGTCCATCGTCAGAATTGAAGCGCATTATACTTTTTCTCCAAAGGTTCAGATCACGGTCATCCCCAGGATTTATTATGACCTTGCGCCCGATCTCGAACAGATTGATTCCGTCAGCAGGATTATCGGCCCGCGCACGGTTTTAACAGACAACCCTTCCGTGAGCCAGATCGCGGGGACGGAGATCGGAAACTTAAGAGGAGTCGATATTGAAAATAAAGCGGCCGAGATCAGAGAAGTTTATCTGGACGCGCATCTTTCTTTTCTCGACCTCCGCGTCGGAAAACAGATCGTCCGGTGGGGAGTGGTCGAGGGAGCGAGAATCCTGGATGAAATCAATCCCCTTGATTTTAAAGAGTTTATCTTCCGTGAAGTTGCCGACCGCTATATTCCACGCTGGATGGTTAAATCCGATCTTTACCTGGGTGATTATGCCGTGGAAGGGCTTTATATCCCTGATTTACAATTTCATAAGCCGGCGCCGCGGACGAGTCAGTTTGAACAGTTCCAGATTTTATCCGGGACGGTCGTTCCCGAAAGCACCCCGCAGAATGCCGACTGGGGAGTCCGGGTTTCAAAAACGGTGTTCGGCGTTGATTTATCCGCCAGCTATTATTATATGTGGGATCCTTTTCCCGCCTCCTACCGGTCTGTTTTCGGATTGGGCGGTTTTGGTGTTTCTCCGACGGTCGATTTCCAGCCCCGATATACCAAAGTGCGGGTGTTTGGAGGGACATTTTCAAAATCGTTGGGTTCTATTATTTTAAACGCGGAGGGGGCTTTAGTCCGGGACAAATATTTCGGGACGCGTGAGGGAACAGACCCGTCGAATCCCGGTCAATTTATTTTTGGAGAACTTAAAAGGAATTATTTCAAATATGCCGCGGGAATCGATTTTACGTTTTATTCCGCCGATCTCTCTGTCCAGATGCAGCAACAGAAAATTCTCCGGTACGATTCGACGATTATTCAGAGAGAATACGATACGGTTTTGAGCTTTTTTGGAAGAAAACCTTTTTTAAACGACCGGCTCGTTCCTTCTTTATTGGCCCTTTATTTTATGGTGGATAATGACACCCTTCTCCGGCCGAAAGTGGAATATAATCTGACGGACCATTTAAAGCTTTCTACGGGACTCGACCTGATGATCGGGGACATCGGAGGGCCCCTTCCGGGAGAATTTCATTTTGTCGGATTTTTCAAGAATGAGAGCCGTTTTGAATTTGACGTCACTTACAGTTTTTAACCGGCGGGAAACATGGGGTGTCATTGCGAGGAGGTTTTTTTCGACGAAGCAATCTTTTTTTCCATGCGGATGTTGTGAGATTGCTTCGCTTTGCTCGCAATGACACATTTTATCGCTGTGCTTGGAAATCCCAATTTTCTTTGAGATTGATGGGATTTATTATAAAATGAATAAGTGAAGCCGCACGGGCCCCTGAGTATAAAAGAGTGACGATGAGAAGGATTTTACTGTTCATTTCTATTTTTCTGGCGGGTTGCGCCAATTCCGATTTCCCTTTTTGCTGTGGACAGGCCGGCGACAAGAACGTCCCCTATTCCACGACCTATTTGTTTAGTTTCGGCACCGGATTTACCCCGATTGTCGGGGCGAATACCTTTTTAGGGATTGTTTCACAGGGGGATCTGAATAATCTCTTTAACGCCGCTAACATTTCCAGGATCCCGGGAACCGGCACGATAAACGGAAGCGTGGTTTCCTTTTCCGGCGGTACGATCAGCAATGTCGTCCTTGAAGTCACCGACTTAAATGGGAATAAAATAGGGGATCTTTTTTACAATAGTCTGGGAGGAATTCCTGATTTTTCAAGCACGGCAGGGACAAGTGACAACGGCGGATTTACGGTCCTGAATACGCCGCCGGGAGAAGTTTATATCAGGGCGGTGAAAGGGGGCCGGGGCAATACGGTGGCGACCTCATTTCTGGATTCCGTTTCAACCATTTCCCTCCCGGTTCGTCCCATTGTCCCGCCCTTTTTCGGAATAACGGGCGACGTGTCAGGTTACCCGGGAAATGAAAAGATCAGCGGAGCGATTCTTTCTCCCGTCGGTTTAAAAGGCCTCTCAGTAGTTTCTTCCGGAGGGAGGTATCGATTTCCCCGGTTGGGGTCTGACAGCCAATTTTTAATTCAGGGAACGGCGTCGGGCTACCTTCCGACGTACCAGGAGATAGCAACGGACCTCAATAGTTGTATTGTTCCTCCGCCGACTTTTTGTACCGGCGCGAATTGCGCTCCGCCGTCTATTAACCTCGGTCCCTGTAATAGCGGCGGCGTCGATTTAACCCAAAATCTCTATTTTCTTTCCCGGTCTGTTTTAACCGATTATTTAGGGAATACGCGATTTCTAAAACAGACGGGCTATTCCGGTCTCGATCCCTCAGCCGGAATTCTGGTGGGATCTATGATCGATCAGGATGACACGATCAGACAGTATCCCTATCTTCTTTTGACCAACGATTCGGGCGATCTGTTAAATTTTGATCCTGTGACCCGGGTATCGAGAATTTACTATCCGGGGACCTCTCACGATGTATCGACCGGAATCAATACCCCTACCTTTTTCTTTTTTGATTCCGATGGGACTCACGTGAGCTGGTTTGACGCCCAGTTTAATATTCAGACCTTGCCCTGTGATCCGGCGGATACCTGTCCTTCTATTTATAGGGGAAAGACGGATGGCACCTTTGTGGTCTTTAATCTTCCCCCCGGGGTGGTTCATCTTTCTGCCACGGCAAAAGAAAAACTGGAAGATGGCCTGGATTATTTTACAGGACGGGAAACCGTTGAAATTTTCCCGGGAGGCGCGACGAAAAAAAATATTAAAATGAATAAAATAACATTAGGACAAAATTATTTTTATCAATCTGTCAGCGGAAAGGTGGTTGCCTCGGACAGTAATATACCCGTGAGTTTTGCGCGGACTTATGCGCTTGGCCAGTCTAACTCTTACGGGGTGGCTGATATTTCAGGGAATTTTAATTTTCCTTTGAATTCGAATGTTTTCCTGGATCAAACCCATTATACGTTGAAGGTCAGCCGGGATTTTTTTATCGATACCTACCAGAATATCAAAGTGGATTCTTCTTTTAAAAACCTGGTTCTTTTTCCGGTCACCCTTATGAGTCAATATTTGAGCGCGGCAGGCCTCCCCTCTGCCTTTGATTCCACGAGAGGGATTTTAACGGGGATTATTTATGACAATGTCAGCCACCGCGGAACGGAGGGAATCACTCTGGAAGCAACCGATCTTTCCGGTAATGTGGTGGG
It includes:
- a CDS encoding tetratricopeptide repeat protein, encoding MHKATQFLFSGDIDTAEKEFLFTLSLNSRLHRAHFGLGLVYLQKNKIESAEKSFRAALEIEPDYAPAFRGLGQVFELKKDFSGAVLNYQKAISLESKNKAFATDVAISRFRLSQIGETPEIALSVADLLRKGAAFLKDKKKEEALKEYQRALEQVPANLEALENAAVLLFETGRADRSLELFKKIVSIDPNILLAHLFIGNIDEGLGRIGEAWEEFQLIMQIGGKTPGLEEVSKARERLDQMGPSREAAVEVDKRMKNGIQLYEKEDLEGSQKEYETVLQIVPKNVKAKFGLGSILYKKEEFSRAKKLFIETVEIDPDLLRAYFLLGKIYLQEKEIKLAFEAFTKVKELEKKSINAISFKKEIEEAEKELAAMGNDLTTGLKIGKLISEGNDLKTKEEYEGARKKFREALALSPDNMTILENLGLIDLRETSLDLEEARQVFEKMTALQPDLPAPRLELGIIETSRENYEKAIFQFQEAIRLGQLDKKGSEIVEKAKKLLGQLGETKEKAEQVAVYLKSGNKHFQEEKWGEAEKDYRKALEIIPGQTRALYSLSLIQLAQKQGQEAEKTLRTLLTYDPDHLEAHLQLGLMLGARGEYQKGAKELETVLTLGKEGKPVQTAKKELDALKQKAEGEEHFNAGIGTIKNLDELEKNKKNLSAENFVNEKTSLVEKMVRELESAIKLNRDNPYYYYNLGFAYVQKFDLVSAEYVFKKAIEIKPDLLIAHFRLAVLYDLAGAPDSSLKEYERVIELGKPEDEEVKEAKLKEAELKTKIAVNEEAKGYAVIGSFLFSVGKFKEAGPLLTKATELALGNADFWYNLGTYDEAIKRDDLAEKDYAEAIRTGPNLPKPYFYLGIIQEKKGKIKEAYENFKNANRYEVNKTSPEASLTRQRIDFYEKRLSGSLSLTLLNLDSNANGSDSDPVGDGSTAYGLSLKYFHYKSLKLLLSTNFSSFNSVYYYSQILTNSERVSFESKWVDLKGFDLSLAPSLSVNFGSGGISGWNSQLSLDLQENKSSGRWFDFVITHVDYTYSVSAGNSFLNSIQSGISWTLQKDRFFSGALTTVIGLENRDVAARDDSNVSWNGSVTYRQPLFVSLINYLSGSLTVGYGQTYFKNPDSSTLQDGRGEVFRKNQSLDLSGALSYFLFKNISLSGSAGYHMISSSLPVKIDRDINDIRNGLTSSNGGYRKVTIGLSLFYSF